A segment of the Puniceicoccaceae bacterium genome:
GGATTCAGTTGTTTAAGCCATAAAGGGTATGAGCAAGTGCGCGAGGAATACCCAAAAACCACGGCCTGATCCTGTTTGGGGAACTCAGTGAGCTGAGGATGGGGCGCGAGCTGGAAGCTCCCGCTACGATGGGGACTTATTTCTGTTCATCCGAGAAGGATTTCCGCAAGCTGAAAGCTGTTCGCGAAGCGACCCTGCTCAGCGAAATTCACTCATAAATCGCCGCCGTGCTTCGGGAAGAATTTGAAGGTTTTGAAGGCAAAGAAGGATCAATCGTAGATCTTCTTGCGGTGGTCGACTCGAACGACCAAGACAATGCAAACGTTGTCCTGAATATCGCACAAAATGCGATACTCATCGACGCGGTAACGCCAAATGCCCTTCAGTTCGCCTTTAAGCTCTTTGCCGAAACGGCGTGGATCTTCATCACCAACAATGCGTTCATCCAGATAACGAACGATCCTTTTGGCTGCAGCTTTATCGATTTTTTTTAGCTGCTTTAAAGCTCGCTCTTTAATCTGATAGACCCAACTCACGCTTCGCTTCCTCAGCTGAATAGACACGTCCAGGTTTCCGGATCGCATCGACTGCCAAGTAATAATCTTCCAGATCTTCGATG
Coding sequences within it:
- a CDS encoding type II toxin-antitoxin system RelE/ParE family toxin: MSWVYQIKERALKQLKKIDKAAAKRIVRYLDERIVGDEDPRRFGKELKGELKGIWRYRVDEYRILCDIQDNVCIVLVVRVDHRKKIYD
- a CDS encoding DUF6290 family protein; protein product: MLAIRLDPKTEERLSRLAKITGRTKTFYVREAIEEHIEDLEDYYLAVDAIRKPGRVYSAEEAKRELGLSD